One genomic region from Caballeronia sp. M1242 encodes:
- a CDS encoding SGNH/GDSL hydrolase family protein, producing the protein MLVAPLASADRPDAEARDGWVATWTASPDRNNNITTPQNFPAATTIRQIEHVSVGGDRVRVRLTNEFGTAPVTVGPVHIALSAGGAKIAPNTDRTLTFGGKTTVTLYAGAPILSDPIDMRLVPLSDVAITFFLPDATPAYTVHQLAVQNAYVSSGDNTAAPDQPSPHKYTNRFFLSAILTDTDRPTPAVVTFGDSITDGYASTVDANRRWPDNLSARLNSAGPRRGYAVLNEGISGNRVVSDGAGVSALARYDRDVLSQSDVKWVIFLEGINDIGWPNTALDPSGRVVSAEEIIDGYRQIIARTHLRGIKIIGGTLTPFRNALQGTANEGYWTPQKEAIRHAVNHWIRTSGAFDAVVDFDAVLRDPAHPNDMQAVYDSGDHLHPNDAGYVAMANAIDLSLLLRGNGDRSGDRGD; encoded by the coding sequence ATGCTCGTCGCGCCACTGGCTTCGGCGGACCGACCGGATGCCGAAGCACGAGATGGCTGGGTCGCAACCTGGACCGCCAGTCCCGATCGCAACAACAACATCACGACGCCGCAGAACTTCCCCGCCGCGACGACCATTCGTCAGATCGAGCATGTGAGCGTCGGCGGCGATCGCGTGCGCGTGCGACTCACAAACGAGTTCGGGACCGCGCCCGTGACCGTGGGACCGGTGCATATCGCGCTATCGGCCGGCGGCGCGAAGATCGCGCCCAACACCGACCGCACGCTGACGTTCGGCGGCAAGACCACGGTGACGCTGTATGCGGGCGCGCCGATTCTGAGCGATCCCATCGACATGCGACTCGTGCCGTTGTCTGATGTCGCGATCACCTTCTTCCTGCCCGACGCCACGCCCGCCTATACCGTGCATCAACTCGCCGTACAAAACGCGTATGTGTCGAGCGGCGACAACACCGCCGCGCCCGACCAGCCGTCTCCTCACAAGTACACCAATCGTTTCTTTCTATCTGCAATCCTAACGGATACGGATCGTCCGACGCCCGCTGTCGTCACCTTCGGCGATTCGATCACGGACGGCTATGCATCGACCGTCGATGCGAACCGGCGCTGGCCCGACAATCTCTCCGCGCGCCTCAATAGCGCGGGTCCGCGACGCGGCTACGCGGTGCTGAACGAAGGCATCAGCGGCAATCGCGTGGTGAGCGACGGCGCGGGCGTGAGCGCGCTCGCGCGGTACGATCGCGACGTGCTGAGTCAGTCGGACGTCAAGTGGGTGATCTTCCTCGAAGGCATCAACGATATTGGCTGGCCGAACACGGCGCTGGACCCGTCCGGGCGCGTGGTGTCCGCGGAAGAGATCATCGACGGCTACCGGCAGATCATCGCGCGCACGCATCTGCGCGGCATCAAAATAATCGGCGGCACGCTCACGCCCTTCCGCAACGCGCTGCAAGGCACCGCCAACGAGGGCTACTGGACGCCGCAAAAAGAAGCCATCCGTCATGCGGTGAATCATTGGATTCGCACGAGCGGGGCTTTCGACGCAGTGGTCGATTTCGATGCCGTGCTGCGCGATCCGGCGCATCCAAACGACATGCAGGCGGTGTACGACAGCGGCGATCATCTGCATCCGAACGACGCCGGTTATGTCGCGATGGCCAACGCCATCGATCTGTCCTTGCTGTTGCGCGGCAACGGCGACCGGAGCGGCGATCGAGGCGACTGA
- a CDS encoding chemotaxis protein CheB, with product MEAKAADHPKSSGPDFSVVGIGASAGGVEALLRLFEAAPASPGVAFVVVLHLSPNHASHAHEVIQRVTPLRVRQVNQPVLLETDTVYVIPPGKHLSMIDGQLRLSDPHLPRTPPTSIDVFFRSLADAHGSRAFAVVLSGSGGDGSVGISRVRERGGVTIAQQPDEAEYGDMPRSAIGTGDVDLVLPLDQIIPKVLALSLNAKQIELPAPSDEEPALDARVPGPQVDAINDVLDLVRARTRHDFASYKRGTIVRRIERRMQVNGLATAAAYRDYLARHSEETPKLLADLLIGVTHFFRDTDAFASLENTIIPELMNNLRGRDKVRAWVPACATGEEAFSIAILLDEAVRRLPHRVQVTVYASDIDERAVALARSASYPLAIQNDVSPARLSQYFTRDGNRYRLVKSLRDTVIFAAHNLLRDPPFSRIDLVSCRNVLIYMERRAQRQVLDTFFYALRPHEGFLFLGTAESADFAEELFRPVDKQRRIYRARHRPIAPLATVTSALFADKEESESHAFGGHTFFHDASDARRAVPRLPSQARALDLFGPAVIVMRPDGAIVHRSARADTLTENVRHTRVTNLFDIVRRDAEERVRQAAERCIASKQREDELSVPFITAAGEIEADLSLRPYRDFAYRQQLVSVICDFAAPGDATDTPRASTGVETVDSLRQALEGSEERLRTSMDHQQASREQLRASNEELQAMNEELRSATEELEASREELQSLNEELLTVNAELMTKVQESSRVNDDLQNLIALVGVATVFVDRTLRIKRYTAPADSFFNIRPMDQGRPLEHLTHQLDYPDMLKDLREAFEQLKRSEKEVKSKDGRTLLARVLPYRTDDDRIDGAVLALIDITEQKAAQDQARVSEEKLRLAAQGTHDFAIIVVDEDGTIVSWNVGATRIFGFDSVEMVGKHLDPIYTPEDIADGVPARERKKARERGRAEDERWHATKRGTPVFCSGFLSRIEASGFSGYAKIVHDATQRRLAEGRKDNVIEQERANNIEIRKLSRLKDEFIAVLSHELKNPLNLIHMKAEILARIPEARHIGRVQDVSDAIQKSVLAQAQIIDDLLDFSRIQTGKLSLRFAPTDVAAIVRSITDAMQRDFDEGGIDLRLSLADAPVLIRGDAIRVEQIAWNLLSNALKFTPRGGCVTVTLEQRDDVVRLQVMDTGCGIAPAAITSIFDMFQQTPNVPYRARPGGLGIGLSLVRQLAQLHGGNAEAFSDGEGHGTRFVVSLPADASFAHRQAGDMPADLSVFRNLRILLVEDSEESLTAMADLLSLYEAVVVSSANADDALQKASQTQFDLVITDVGLPDMDGYQLVSALRKLPLCAAIPIAALTGRPVAQEETFAQEAGCDACLAKPFNLQALADVVHRLRSGR from the coding sequence ATGGAAGCAAAGGCAGCAGACCACCCGAAGAGCTCGGGCCCCGACTTCTCGGTGGTGGGAATCGGCGCTTCGGCCGGTGGCGTCGAGGCGCTTTTGCGGCTTTTCGAGGCGGCGCCCGCGTCGCCCGGCGTGGCCTTCGTGGTCGTGCTGCATCTCTCGCCGAATCACGCGAGCCATGCGCACGAGGTCATTCAGCGCGTGACTCCGTTGCGCGTGCGACAGGTGAACCAACCGGTTCTTCTCGAGACCGACACGGTCTACGTCATCCCGCCCGGCAAGCATCTTTCGATGATCGACGGTCAGTTGCGCCTGAGCGATCCGCACTTGCCCCGCACGCCGCCGACATCCATCGACGTGTTCTTCCGCAGCCTCGCCGACGCGCACGGCTCGCGCGCATTCGCCGTCGTGCTGTCGGGATCGGGCGGGGACGGCTCGGTGGGCATCTCGCGCGTGCGCGAACGCGGCGGGGTCACCATCGCGCAGCAACCGGACGAAGCCGAGTACGGCGACATGCCGCGCAGCGCGATCGGGACAGGCGATGTCGACCTCGTTTTGCCGCTCGATCAGATCATCCCAAAGGTTCTCGCGCTTTCGCTGAACGCGAAGCAGATCGAGCTGCCCGCGCCGTCCGACGAGGAACCCGCGCTCGATGCCCGCGTGCCGGGCCCGCAGGTCGACGCCATCAACGATGTGCTCGACCTCGTGCGTGCCCGCACGCGCCATGATTTCGCGAGTTACAAGCGCGGCACGATCGTGCGGCGCATCGAGCGACGCATGCAGGTGAACGGACTCGCGACCGCGGCCGCCTATCGCGACTATCTCGCGCGTCACAGCGAAGAAACGCCGAAGCTGCTCGCCGACCTGCTTATCGGCGTCACGCATTTCTTTCGCGACACGGACGCCTTCGCCTCGCTCGAAAACACGATCATTCCCGAACTGATGAACAACCTTCGCGGGCGCGATAAGGTGCGCGCGTGGGTTCCGGCCTGCGCGACGGGCGAAGAGGCTTTCTCGATCGCAATCCTTCTGGACGAAGCCGTGCGCCGTTTGCCGCATCGCGTTCAGGTGACCGTCTATGCAAGCGATATCGACGAACGCGCCGTTGCGCTCGCCCGGTCGGCGAGCTACCCGCTCGCCATTCAGAACGATGTCAGCCCTGCGCGCCTCAGCCAGTATTTCACGCGGGACGGCAACCGTTACCGGCTCGTGAAGTCGCTGCGCGATACGGTGATCTTCGCCGCTCACAACCTCTTGCGCGATCCGCCGTTCTCACGCATCGATCTCGTTTCGTGCCGCAACGTGCTCATCTACATGGAACGCCGCGCGCAAAGGCAGGTGCTCGACACCTTCTTCTATGCGTTGCGTCCGCATGAAGGCTTCCTCTTTCTGGGCACCGCCGAATCGGCCGACTTCGCCGAAGAACTGTTTCGCCCCGTCGACAAGCAAAGGCGCATCTATCGCGCACGGCACAGGCCGATCGCGCCGCTCGCCACGGTCACGAGCGCGCTTTTCGCCGACAAGGAAGAAAGCGAAAGCCACGCGTTCGGCGGACACACGTTCTTTCACGATGCGTCGGACGCTCGCCGCGCCGTGCCGCGTCTGCCCAGTCAGGCGCGCGCGCTCGACCTGTTCGGCCCCGCCGTCATCGTGATGCGCCCCGATGGCGCCATCGTGCATCGCTCGGCGCGCGCCGATACGCTCACCGAAAACGTCCGGCACACGCGCGTGACCAACCTCTTCGACATCGTGCGCCGCGATGCCGAGGAGCGCGTGCGGCAGGCGGCAGAGCGTTGCATCGCCAGCAAGCAGCGCGAGGACGAGCTCTCCGTTCCCTTCATCACGGCGGCGGGCGAGATCGAAGCGGACCTCTCGCTGCGGCCGTATCGCGATTTCGCCTACCGGCAGCAACTCGTGTCGGTGATCTGCGACTTCGCCGCGCCCGGCGACGCGACGGATACGCCGCGCGCGTCGACAGGCGTGGAGACGGTGGACTCGCTGCGACAGGCGCTCGAGGGAAGCGAAGAACGTCTGCGCACGTCGATGGATCATCAGCAGGCATCGAGAGAGCAACTGCGAGCGTCCAACGAGGAACTTCAGGCGATGAACGAGGAACTGCGTTCAGCGACTGAAGAGCTCGAAGCGAGCCGGGAGGAATTGCAGTCGCTCAACGAGGAACTCTTGACGGTCAACGCCGAATTGATGACCAAGGTTCAGGAATCGTCGCGCGTCAATGACGACCTCCAGAATCTGATCGCGCTCGTCGGCGTGGCGACCGTGTTCGTCGACCGGACGCTGAGGATCAAGCGCTACACGGCGCCTGCCGATTCGTTCTTCAACATCCGCCCGATGGATCAGGGACGGCCGCTCGAGCATCTGACGCATCAGCTCGATTATCCGGACATGCTCAAGGATCTTCGCGAGGCGTTCGAACAGTTGAAGCGTTCGGAGAAAGAAGTGAAGAGCAAGGACGGCCGCACGCTCCTCGCCCGCGTGCTGCCTTACCGCACCGACGACGACCGCATCGACGGCGCGGTGCTCGCGCTCATCGACATCACCGAACAAAAGGCCGCCCAGGATCAGGCGCGAGTCAGCGAAGAGAAGCTGCGGCTTGCGGCGCAGGGCACGCATGACTTCGCGATCATCGTGGTGGACGAGGACGGCACCATCGTGAGCTGGAACGTCGGCGCCACGCGCATTTTCGGCTTCGACAGCGTGGAGATGGTCGGCAAACATCTGGACCCGATCTACACGCCGGAGGACATCGCCGACGGCGTGCCCGCGCGCGAACGCAAGAAGGCGCGCGAGCGCGGGCGCGCCGAGGACGAACGCTGGCACGCCACGAAACGCGGCACGCCTGTGTTTTGCAGCGGCTTTCTGAGCCGCATCGAGGCGTCCGGTTTCTCCGGCTACGCGAAGATCGTTCACGACGCGACTCAGCGCCGCCTCGCCGAAGGCCGCAAGGACAACGTGATCGAGCAGGAGCGCGCGAACAACATCGAGATACGCAAGTTGAGCCGCCTGAAGGACGAGTTCATCGCGGTGTTGTCGCACGAGCTCAAGAATCCGCTCAATCTCATTCACATGAAGGCGGAGATTCTCGCGCGCATTCCGGAAGCGCGTCATATCGGCCGCGTTCAGGACGTCTCGGATGCCATTCAGAAGTCGGTGCTCGCGCAGGCGCAGATCATCGACGACCTGCTCGACTTCTCGCGCATTCAGACGGGCAAGCTCTCGTTGCGCTTCGCGCCGACCGACGTGGCGGCCATCGTCCGCTCCATCACCGATGCGATGCAGCGCGATTTCGACGAAGGCGGCATCGACCTGAGACTTTCGCTCGCAGACGCGCCGGTTCTGATTCGCGGCGATGCGATCCGCGTCGAGCAGATCGCCTGGAACCTACTGAGCAACGCGCTCAAGTTCACGCCGCGAGGCGGCTGTGTCACGGTGACGCTCGAACAGCGCGACGATGTCGTGCGGCTGCAAGTGATGGACACCGGCTGCGGCATCGCGCCCGCCGCGATTACGTCCATCTTCGACATGTTCCAGCAGACGCCCAACGTGCCCTACCGCGCGCGGCCCGGCGGACTGGGCATTGGCCTGTCGCTCGTGCGGCAACTGGCGCAACTGCACGGCGGCAACGCCGAAGCGTTCTCGGATGGCGAAGGACACGGAACGCGCTTCGTAGTGTCGCTTCCCGCCGATGCCTCGTTCGCTCACCGGCAGGCCGGCGACATGCCCGCCGATCTCTCCG